In Gadus chalcogrammus isolate NIFS_2021 chromosome 13, NIFS_Gcha_1.0, whole genome shotgun sequence, a single genomic region encodes these proteins:
- the LOC130401867 gene encoding olfactory receptor class A-like protein 1, whose product MDLCVTIKGVSFLLQTGLGVLGNTLVLLAYVHIAHGADHKLLPTDLILCHLAFSNLVLLLTRCVPQTMTVFGLHDLLDDAGCKVVIYLYRITRALSVCLTCMLSVFQAATLAPDAPRLKAALPALVLPSFAGLWLLNMAVCIAAPFFSIAPRNGTVPAFTLNLGFCHVDFRDYLSYVINGVAVSVRDFAFVLLMLLSSGYILLILHRHSCQVRSMRRGAAQGVEMRAAKTVVTLVVLYAVFFGIDNVIWIYMLTVAKVSPVVADMRVFFSSSYAFLSPYFIISSNKRIKGKLVCAVEQQQSPVETQTSNEK is encoded by the coding sequence ATGGATCTCTGCGTGACCATCAAAGGCGTCTCCTTCCTACTACAGACCGGCCTGGGCGTCCTTGGCAACACGCTCGTGCTCCTGGCCTACGTCCACATCGCCCACGGCGCCGACCACAAGCTCCTCCCCACCGACCTGATCCTGTGCCACCTGGCCTTCTCCAACCTCGTGCTGCTGCTGACGCGCTGCGTGCCCCAGACCATGACCGTGTTTGGCCTCCACGACCTGCTGGACGACGCAGGCTGCAAGGTGGTCATCTACCTGTACCGCATCACCCGGGCGCTGTCCGTCTGCCTCACCTGCATGCTGAGCGTCTTCCAGGCGGCCACCCTGGCCCCCGACGCGCCGCGCCTCAAGGCCGCGCTGCCCGCCCTGGTGCTGCCCTCCTTCGCGGGGCTGTGGCTCCTCAACATGGCCGTCTGCATCGCCGCGCCCTTCTTCTCCATCGCCCCGCGCAACGGCACCGTGCCGGCGTTCACCCTCAACCTGGGCTTCTGCCACGTGGACTTCCGGGACTACCTGTCGTACGTGATCAACGGCGTGGCCGTGTCGGTGCGGGACTTTGCCTTcgtgctgctgatgctgctgtccAGCGGCTACATCCTGCTGATCCTCCACCGCCACAGCTGCCAGGTGCGCTCCATGCGGCGGGGGGCGGCGCAGGGGGTGGAGATGCGGGCGGCCAAGACGGTGGTCACCCTGGTGGTGCTCTACGCCGTGTTCTTCGGCATCGACAACGTGATCTGGATCTACATGCTGACGGTGGCCAAGGTGTCGCCGGTGGTGGCCGACATGAGGGTGTTCTTCTCCTCGAGCTACGCCTTCCTCAGCCCCTATTTTATCATCTCGTCCAACAAGAGGATCAAGGGGAAGCTGGTGTGTGCGGTGGAACAGCAGCAGTCTCCGGTGGAGACTCAGACGTCCAATGAGAAATGA
- the LOC130402311 gene encoding olfactory receptor class A-like protein 1: protein MPSEELTRAMLYVTLTVVGVPGNLAVIWAFLLALHQERRLLPADAILLHLASVNLLVVGVRCLLETLASFRLASVFGDTGCKSVIFVYRTARSLSIWLTFVLSAYQCLSIAPPGSRWAAARALAARYMAAIFLALWLGNTCMSSAAVLFSVGAGNGSSLGSNGINVQFCVVRFPTRLSKDANGAVQVARDVVPMGLMATASLVILVFLYRHSRQVKGLRSGGGGGGGGGGRDGAERRAAKAVVALVTLYVGLYGVDNGLWVHTLTVRRTMGSSLVSDLRIFFSSLYAALSPVVIVATNRKVQRRLRCGRGEKHRAESATEATAMSAM from the coding sequence ATGCCCTCGGAGGAGCTGACCCGCGCCATGCTCTACGTGACCCTGACGGTGGTCGGCGTCCCCGGGAACCTGGCGGTGATCTGGGCCTTCCTGCTGGCCCTGCACCAGGAGCGCCGCCTGCTCCCGGCCGACGCCATCCTGCTGCACCTGGCCTCCGTCAacctgctggtggtgggggtgcgcTGCCTGCTGGAGACCCTCGCCTCTTTCCGCCTGGCCTCCGTGTTCGGCGACACGGGCTGCAAGTCGGTGATCTTCGTGTACCGCACGGCGCGCTCCCTCTCCATCTGGCTCACCTTCGTGCTCAGCGCCTACCAGTGCCTCAGCATCGCGCCCCCGGGCTCGCGGTGGGCGGCGGCGCGCGCCCTGGCCGCCCGCTACATGGCGGCCATCTTCCTGGCGCTGTGGCTGGGCAACACCTGCATGAGCTCGGCCGCCGTGCTCTTCTCCGTCGGCGCCGGCAACGGCTCCAGCCTGGGCAGCAACGGCATCAACGTGCAGTTCTGCGTGGTGCGCTTCCCCACGCGGCTCTCCAAGGACGCCAACGGGGCGGTGCAGGTGGCCCGCGACGTGGTGCCCATGGGCCTCATGGCGACGGCCAGCCTCGTCATCCTGGTCTTCCTCTACAGGCACAGCCGGCAGGTGAAGGGGCTCCGCtctggtggcggcggcggcggcggcggcggaggtcgAGACGGGGCGGAGCGGCGCGCGGCGAAGGCGGTGGTGGCGCTGGTGACGCTGTACGTGGGGCTCTACGGCGTAGACAACGGCCTGTGGGTGCACACGCTGACGGTGAGGCGCACCATGGGCTCCTCGCTGGTCTCGGACCTGAGGATCTTCTTCTCGTCGCTGTACGCCGCCCTCAGCCCCGTGGTCATCGTCGCCACCAACAGGAAGGTGCAGAGGAGGCTGAGGTGTGGCAGGGGGGAGAAGCACCGGGCGGAGAGCGCCACCGAGGCCACCGCCATGTCCGCCATGTGA